The stretch of DNA TACGACCTTAGCCACCTTGGCGGCACAAGCAAAACAGGCTGTTAATGGATTGACAGCGGCTGATGCCACGGTGACGGATAGCGATGGCAAAATTTACAGTGCTAGCGATGCCTTGAGTTTATATGCGACTTATCTCGCTAAATACCACTGGTCCATTGATAATGGTGTCACAATCAAGGCCGGCGAAACGGCGACTTTGACGTTACCCAACAATGTGTTATTTACGACGGGGACCACCGATATCAACATGATGAATAGTGAGGGGCAGTCGATTGGGACTTTCTCAGCAGCGGCTGGGTCACAAACGGGGACGTTAACCTTTAATGATTATTTTGCCGTACATGAGGTTTCTGAACGGCAAGGCAGTTTGAGCTTCAATGTCACCGGGACGGATACGACCATTGGTGATAGTTCTGCTAAAATCAATAAGGTTGGTTGGCCGGTCCAAAATGGGACTCAAACCGATATGGAGTGGCAGGCGGTCGTTAACCTTGGCAGTGAAGCCTGGAACGACGTCACGCTGGTCGATCAATTAGGGCAGTACCAAACCCACAACAGTGCCATCACATTTGAAAAAGGTCAATATGTCGATGGTAGCTTTTCTGCAACGGCTAAGTTGGGATCTTATGATTTTGAGACGGACCACTTTACGCCAGCCACTGATGTGTCAGCGACGGCGGTGATAGTTACTGTCGATGGGAATCAGATGACCATTAAGTTGGGCAATATCACGACCGCCATCAATTTATATTATTCAGTCGCGCTTGAAGCTGGACAAACTTACACGAATAGCATCAGTGCAACGTACACGCCCGCGACAACGACTGATCCTGGTGATGGTGGTACGACCGATCCTGGCAGTGGCGACGGCGACGGTGGTAACACGCCTGACAAGTCGCAAACGGTCAATTCACGACCATCTTATAGTTATGGTGGTAGTGGTTCTGCGGAATGGCAGACCTACAGTTTGGTGATCAATAAAACGGATCAGCAGACTGGCGCTGCGGTAGTTGGGGCCACTTATCGGTTACAAACGACCACTGGGACGGTCTTGCAATCAGGCTTAGTCACTAATCAGGCTGGGCAGATCGTCATGACTAACTTAGCAGCTGGAACCTACGTTTTGGTTGAAACAGCGGCGCCTACTGGTTATCTGGTTGATCAAACGGCCTATTCAATTTTGGTTGGTGCCGAAACAGCCGTTAGTGGTGTTGTTTCAAAAGCTGTCACGGATACGGCGATTGCCAAGACGACGGTAGTGGTTAAAAAAGTTTGGCAAAATGTGCCTAAACAGGTGACGACACCGGCTGTTACCGTTCGACTGATCTTGAATGGCACACCAACGGCTCAAACCTTAACGCTAACCGCGGCTAACGGGTATCAGGGCTCATTTGACAACTTGGCAGCGACGGATGCTAATGGCCAATTACTTCAGTATACGGTCGTTGAAACGCCGTTAACAGGCTATACAAGCACGCAAACCACGACTGATCAAACGGCGACGTTAACGAATACGTATCAAACTGGTACGTTAACCCTGATCAAGACGGATACGACTGGTCAGAAACGCTTGGCTGGTGCGACCTTTACACTGACTAATGCTGCGGGAAATGTCGTGGCAACCGTTGTTACCGATAAAACTGGTCAAGCGGTAGTCACTGGCTTAACCCAAGGCACGTACACGTTGCGGGAAACGCTTGCGCCAACCGGTTATGTTGTCGATACCACGCCACAGACGGTCACTTTAACGAACGAAACCAACTATCAAACAACAGTGACGGTTGCGGATGCCTTAGAACCAACTGGCAGTGTAACGGTAATCAAAATTGATGGTGCAACGCAAGCTAAATTGTCCCAGGCCAAATTTGAGTTGCGTAACGCTCAAGGTCAGGTCGTCAGAACGGGTGTAACTGGTGCCAACGGTCAATTACGTTTTAGTGATCTAGCCGTGGGCACCTACACGTTACATGAAGTGACGGCACCGACTGGCTACGACCTGAATTCAGCAAGTCAAACGGTCACGATCAATCGTGATAACCAGTATCAAATGACCGTGACAATAGCGGATACGGCGACACCAATCGTTCAGCCAACTGGCAGTCTAACCCTGACAAAAGTCGATCATGAGACGACTGTACCATTAGCCGGGGCGAC from Lactiplantibacillus brownii encodes:
- a CDS encoding SpaA isopeptide-forming pilin-related protein — its product is MILNKKQTQHRIQTFIAGAATLLTLLVTSTITAKADDTATTSATSTSEATMTSSHSTTPDKTVVLPASKTATSSYSEPQTSSASTTTSTSQATSHSATVTTSMTATKAPSTSSDTTESVDVAKGSSVDASGQSDANQVQAKAKATSAQNHNQQSNSQQYSAVTTSQKDSSAQPLQSQASLARLSYTTLATLAAQAKQAVNGLTAADATVTDSDGKIYSASDALSLYATYLAKYHWSIDNGVTIKAGETATLTLPNNVLFTTGTTDINMMNSEGQSIGTFSAAAGSQTGTLTFNDYFAVHEVSERQGSLSFNVTGTDTTIGDSSAKINKVGWPVQNGTQTDMEWQAVVNLGSEAWNDVTLVDQLGQYQTHNSAITFEKGQYVDGSFSATAKLGSYDFETDHFTPATDVSATAVIVTVDGNQMTIKLGNITTAINLYYSVALEAGQTYTNSISATYTPATTTDPGDGGTTDPGSGDGDGGNTPDKSQTVNSRPSYSYGGSGSAEWQTYSLVINKTDQQTGAAVVGATYRLQTTTGTVLQSGLVTNQAGQIVMTNLAAGTYVLVETAAPTGYLVDQTAYSILVGAETAVSGVVSKAVTDTAIAKTTVVVKKVWQNVPKQVTTPAVTVRLILNGTPTAQTLTLTAANGYQGSFDNLAATDANGQLLQYTVVETPLTGYTSTQTTTDQTATLTNTYQTGTLTLIKTDTTGQKRLAGATFTLTNAAGNVVATVVTDKTGQAVVTGLTQGTYTLRETLAPTGYVVDTTPQTVTLTNETNYQTTVTVADALEPTGSVTVIKIDGATQAKLSQAKFELRNAQGQVVRTGVTGANGQLRFSDLAVGTYTLHEVTAPTGYDLNSASQTVTINRDNQYQMTVTIADTATPIVQPTGSLTLTKVDHETTVPLAGATFDLMTSAGKLVATGTTDAAGRLTFTDLALGTYTLVEQKAPSGYLVATQASTVTLTTTKLLVAITVTDAKLPTGVTPVVPEQPTEPVKPVEPGKPTEPETPTEPEQPVEPTQPTEPEDSTQPASPKAPTETTAADKIQPSETGSVMVTNPARSTTSTTGELANMATTPVKAAMTAKIVTRETSKSTSTSPQTGENKSVWVTMIGWLMFVLVGWFIERRVRV